In Sphingomonas sp. PAMC26645, one DNA window encodes the following:
- a CDS encoding histidine kinase dimerization/phosphoacceptor domain -containing protein, producing MSTTLPVRNLDEANRLAQAIVNTIPEPFLVLDADLRVLEASRSFYKIFMVEPAQTQGCLLYALGDGQWDIPRLRELLETILPERVAMDGFEVDHDFPGLGHRVMLLNARKVLYDESDTMAILLAFRDVTERRAIEAEKEALLKRSEDLRRQNEVLLQEMKHRVANSLQIIASILLLKARAVASDETRFHLRDAHQRVMSVAAVQQHLDTTDGIDQIEVATYLAKLCAGLGSSMVSDSQPVAIVVTSDKGMIPSAKAVSLGLIVTELVINAP from the coding sequence GTGTCCACGACCCTTCCGGTTCGGAACCTCGACGAGGCCAATCGTCTCGCTCAGGCGATCGTGAACACGATCCCCGAGCCGTTTCTCGTGCTCGACGCCGACCTGCGCGTGCTCGAGGCGAGCCGCTCCTTCTATAAAATCTTCATGGTCGAGCCCGCCCAGACCCAGGGCTGCCTGCTCTATGCGCTCGGAGACGGGCAGTGGGACATTCCGCGCCTGCGCGAGTTGCTCGAAACGATCCTTCCCGAACGGGTCGCGATGGACGGATTCGAAGTCGACCATGATTTTCCGGGGCTCGGTCACCGCGTCATGCTGCTCAACGCCCGCAAGGTTTTATACGACGAGAGCGACACGATGGCGATCCTGCTCGCGTTTCGAGACGTGACCGAGCGCCGCGCGATCGAGGCCGAAAAGGAGGCTCTGCTCAAACGATCGGAGGATCTGCGCCGCCAGAACGAGGTGCTGCTGCAGGAGATGAAGCACCGCGTCGCCAACAGTCTGCAGATTATCGCCAGCATCCTGCTGCTCAAGGCGCGGGCCGTGGCTTCCGACGAAACCCGCTTCCACCTACGCGACGCGCACCAACGCGTGATGTCGGTCGCGGCTGTGCAGCAGCATCTCGATACGACCGACGGCATCGATCAGATCGAGGTCGCCACCTATCTCGCCAAGCTTTGCGCCGGACTCGGCTCGTCGATGGTCAGCGACTCCCAACCCGTCGCGATCGTTGTTACCTCGGACAAGGGCATGATACCGTCGGCTAAGGCCGTCAGCCTTGGGCTCATCGTCACCGAGCTCGTGATCAACGCCCCTTAA
- a CDS encoding response regulator yields the protein MTNDVLILVVDDEALIEELVVSGLEDAGYTVVAAQSAEYAIALLEQTETVFRVIVTDVNLVPHKLTGWDVARRARELTADIPIVYMSGASGQDWTANGVPNSIMIAKPFVNGQIVTAVSHLLNASGPSHTE from the coding sequence GTGACCAATGACGTACTGATTCTCGTAGTCGATGACGAAGCGCTCATCGAAGAGCTCGTTGTCTCGGGCCTCGAAGATGCCGGGTATACGGTGGTGGCTGCACAGTCTGCCGAGTACGCTATCGCACTGTTGGAGCAGACCGAAACAGTCTTCCGCGTGATCGTGACCGATGTGAACCTTGTTCCGCACAAGCTTACCGGATGGGACGTCGCCCGCCGCGCGCGCGAGCTGACCGCCGACATCCCGATTGTCTACATGTCGGGAGCGAGCGGTCAGGACTGGACGGCTAACGGCGTTCCCAACAGCATTATGATCGCCAAGCCGTTCGTAAACGGTCAGATCGTCACGGCCGTGTCGCACCTGCTCAACGCGAGCGGCCCGAGCCACACCGAGTAA
- a CDS encoding alternative oxidase: MVNSILSPDARALVEERAAEPVIHHVAKGFSDHFALGFTKLLRLSADTFFAKRYGHRAIVLETVAAVPGMVGAMFTHLNCLRWMRDDEGWIRTLMEEAENERMHLMTFIEIAKPTWFERMVILGVQGVFLVGFSVLYLLSSRTAHRVVGYFEEEAVTSYTLYLQEIDEGRSPNVAAPAIARHYWQMPDDATLRDVVLVVRADEAHHRDVNHGFASTLAGTHDDTATIAPYPRHATELAVGA, from the coding sequence ATGGTCAATTCCATCCTCAGCCCGGACGCACGGGCACTGGTCGAGGAGCGCGCCGCCGAACCCGTCATCCATCATGTCGCCAAGGGCTTCTCCGATCATTTCGCGCTTGGGTTCACCAAGCTCCTGCGGCTCAGCGCGGACACGTTCTTCGCCAAGCGTTACGGGCACCGCGCGATCGTCCTCGAAACAGTCGCTGCTGTCCCAGGGATGGTGGGCGCCATGTTCACCCATCTGAACTGTCTGCGTTGGATGCGCGACGACGAAGGCTGGATCCGCACATTGATGGAAGAGGCCGAAAATGAGCGGATGCATCTCATGACGTTCATCGAGATCGCCAAGCCGACTTGGTTCGAGCGCATGGTGATCCTCGGCGTACAGGGCGTGTTTCTGGTGGGATTCTCGGTACTGTACCTCCTCTCCTCACGCACTGCACACCGTGTCGTCGGCTATTTCGAAGAAGAGGCAGTCACCAGCTACACGCTCTATCTCCAGGAAATCGACGAAGGTCGGTCGCCAAACGTTGCCGCACCCGCGATCGCGCGCCACTATTGGCAGATGCCGGATGACGCGACATTGCGCGACGTTGTACTCGTCGTCAGAGCCGACGAAGCACACCACCGCGACGTGAACCACGGCTTTGCCAGCACGCTGGCGGGAACGCACGACGATACCGCGACCATCGCCCCATATCCGCGCCATGCTACCGAACTGGCGGTGGGCGCGTAA
- a CDS encoding acetyl-CoA hydrolase/transferase family protein, producing MSRMHCEALRDRIMSAEDAAGLITSCSTVGLSGFTGSGYPKAVPMALAARIEAEHAAGNPFRIRVWTGASTGPELDGALAKADGIEFRLPYNSDPIAREKINRGQMEYFDMHLSQVAPMAWQGFLGPLDTAVVEVSGIRADGSLIPSSSVGNNKTWLDRADKIILEVNAWQNPALEGMHDIYYGTALPPHRVPIPLVRPDDRIGEAYFRVDPDRIVAIVETEAPDRNLPFAAPDASAHAIAGHLIEFFRHEVSRGRLPASLLPLQSGVGNIANAVLTGLVSGPFSDMTSYTEVIQDGMLDLLDSGKLRMASATAFSLSPEAAARLNADMGAYRQKMILRPQEISNHPELIRRLGCLAMNGLIEADIYGNVNSTHIMGSRIQNGIGGSGDFARNAYVSIFMTPSTAKGGNISAIVPQASHVDHISQDVQVLVTEQGLADLRGLSPKQRAQLIIEKCAHPDYRPALADYYRRAREGSYGQQSPSLPGEALSWHQRFLDTGTMRC from the coding sequence ATGAGCCGTATGCACTGCGAAGCCCTGCGCGACCGGATCATGAGCGCAGAGGACGCGGCTGGCCTGATCACCTCATGCAGCACGGTCGGCCTCAGCGGCTTCACCGGCTCAGGCTATCCCAAGGCTGTGCCGATGGCGCTCGCCGCGCGGATCGAGGCGGAGCATGCCGCGGGCAACCCGTTTCGCATCCGCGTGTGGACCGGTGCTTCGACGGGCCCCGAACTCGACGGCGCGCTCGCCAAGGCTGACGGCATCGAATTCCGCCTTCCCTACAATTCGGATCCGATCGCCCGCGAGAAGATCAACCGCGGCCAAATGGAATATTTCGACATGCACCTTAGCCAGGTCGCGCCGATGGCGTGGCAGGGTTTCCTGGGGCCACTCGACACCGCCGTCGTCGAAGTGTCGGGCATCCGCGCCGACGGGTCGCTGATCCCCTCTTCCTCGGTCGGCAACAACAAGACCTGGCTCGACCGCGCGGACAAGATCATCCTCGAGGTGAACGCTTGGCAGAACCCGGCGCTCGAGGGGATGCACGACATCTATTACGGCACCGCGCTGCCGCCGCACCGCGTGCCGATCCCGCTGGTCCGCCCCGACGACCGCATCGGCGAGGCCTATTTCCGCGTCGACCCGGACAGGATCGTCGCGATCGTCGAGACCGAGGCGCCCGACCGCAATTTGCCGTTCGCGGCGCCCGATGCGTCCGCGCATGCGATCGCCGGGCATCTGATCGAGTTCTTCCGCCATGAGGTCTCGCGCGGCCGCCTGCCCGCCTCGCTGCTGCCGCTGCAATCGGGGGTCGGCAACATCGCCAATGCGGTGCTGACCGGGCTCGTCTCCGGGCCGTTCAGCGACATGACCTCCTACACCGAGGTGATCCAGGACGGGATGCTCGACCTGCTCGATTCGGGCAAACTGCGCATGGCGTCGGCAACGGCCTTCTCGCTCAGCCCGGAGGCGGCGGCGCGGCTGAACGCCGACATGGGCGCCTATCGCCAGAAGATGATCCTGCGCCCGCAGGAGATCAGCAACCATCCCGAACTGATCCGCCGGCTCGGCTGCCTGGCGATGAACGGGCTGATCGAGGCCGACATTTACGGCAACGTCAATTCAACGCACATCATGGGGTCGCGCATCCAGAACGGCATCGGCGGCTCGGGCGACTTCGCGCGCAACGCCTATGTCTCGATCTTCATGACACCATCGACGGCCAAGGGTGGCAACATTTCGGCGATCGTGCCGCAAGCGAGCCATGTCGATCATATCAGCCAGGACGTGCAGGTGCTTGTCACGGAACAGGGCCTGGCGGATTTGCGCGGTCTGAGCCCCAAGCAGCGCGCCCAGCTTATCATCGAGAAGTGCGCGCACCCCGACTACCGCCCTGCGCTGGCCGATTATTACCGGCGCGCCCGCGAAGGTTCTTACGGGCAACAATCCCCATCCCTGCCCGGCGAGGCCCTGTCCTGGCATCAACGCTTCCTCGACACCGGTACGATGCGCTGCTGA
- a CDS encoding BON domain-containing protein has product MSQDRQLQEAVLAEFAWEPSINAAHIGVIADAGIVTLTGHVSNYLEKHAATVAATRVKGVKGVVQEMEVRIHFSAERSDEEIARVAIDHLIWDVSVPADAIKVRVEKGWVTLSGEVEWHFQKEAAERAVRGLYGVVGVSDLTTIKPKPDAVNISADINTALHRSWFDPDKVKVTASGGKVKLTGTVHSSSERWTAGSTAWGAPGATSVENDLIVA; this is encoded by the coding sequence ATGTCTCAGGATCGTCAACTCCAGGAAGCCGTTCTCGCCGAATTCGCGTGGGAGCCGAGCATCAACGCGGCCCATATCGGTGTGATCGCCGACGCCGGCATCGTGACGCTGACCGGACACGTCTCGAACTATCTCGAAAAGCATGCCGCGACCGTCGCAGCAACGCGCGTGAAGGGCGTGAAGGGCGTCGTGCAGGAGATGGAGGTCCGCATCCACTTCTCCGCCGAGCGTAGCGACGAGGAGATCGCCCGCGTGGCGATCGATCACCTCATCTGGGACGTATCGGTGCCCGCCGACGCCATCAAGGTGCGGGTCGAAAAGGGATGGGTCACGCTCTCGGGCGAGGTCGAGTGGCATTTCCAAAAGGAAGCCGCGGAGCGTGCGGTGCGCGGCCTTTACGGCGTAGTCGGGGTTTCCGACCTGACGACGATCAAGCCGAAGCCCGATGCGGTCAACATCAGCGCGGATATCAATACCGCGCTGCATCGTTCGTGGTTCGATCCGGACAAGGTCAAGGTCACTGCGAGTGGCGGTAAGGTCAAGCTGACCGGGACGGTCCACTCGTCGAGCGAGCGCTGGACTGCGGGATCGACCGCCTGGGGCGCCCCCGGGGCGACGAGCGTCGAGAACGACCTGATCGTCGCCTGA